A region of Selenomonadales bacterium 4137-cl DNA encodes the following proteins:
- the hydF gene encoding [FeFe] hydrogenase H-cluster maturation GTPase HydF, producing the protein MQDTPRGARLHIAIFGRRNAGKSSLINALTNQDIALVSDVPGTTTDPVYKAMEILPLGPVVIIDTAGIDDVGDLGALRVERTRQVLNKTDLAVLVIEPETGITAYEHELAADIRKRSIPIVAVAAKSDLVTPGQVTAAGWSAEIGEPVLPVSAKTGQGIEELKRAIIKNAPDNWEGPPVIGDLLNPGDTAVLVVPIDLAAPKGRLILPQVQTIRDILDHDAYSVVVKERELREALANLRGKPRIVVTDSQEFLKAAADTPDDVWLTSFSILFARYKGDLETLVAGAKAIDKLKPGDKVLIAEGCTHHRQADDIGRVKIPRWLRQTAGGELSFEWVSGGDFPRNLNSFNLIVHCGACMLNRREMLHRLSVARESGVPIVNYGVLIAYVHGILPRALAPFPSARLILDE; encoded by the coding sequence ATGCAAGACACTCCGCGGGGGGCGCGCCTCCACATCGCCATATTCGGCCGTCGCAACGCCGGTAAATCCAGCCTCATCAATGCCCTCACAAATCAGGATATCGCCCTGGTTTCCGACGTGCCCGGCACGACCACGGATCCCGTATATAAAGCGATGGAAATCCTCCCTCTCGGGCCGGTGGTTATCATCGACACCGCCGGCATCGACGACGTGGGCGACCTCGGTGCGCTCCGCGTAGAACGCACCCGCCAGGTGCTCAACAAAACCGATCTTGCCGTTCTCGTCATCGAACCGGAAACAGGCATTACCGCCTACGAGCATGAACTCGCCGCCGACATCAGGAAACGCAGCATCCCCATCGTCGCCGTCGCAGCCAAAAGCGACCTCGTGACTCCCGGCCAGGTCACCGCCGCGGGCTGGAGCGCTGAAATCGGCGAACCAGTTCTGCCCGTCAGCGCCAAAACCGGTCAGGGCATTGAAGAGCTTAAGCGGGCCATCATAAAAAACGCACCCGACAACTGGGAAGGTCCGCCGGTCATCGGCGATCTCCTGAACCCCGGCGATACCGCCGTCCTCGTCGTTCCTATCGACCTGGCCGCTCCCAAGGGCCGGCTCATCCTCCCCCAGGTGCAGACCATCCGCGATATCCTCGACCACGATGCCTACAGCGTCGTCGTCAAGGAGCGCGAGCTGCGCGAAGCGCTTGCAAACCTGCGCGGCAAGCCGCGGATTGTCGTCACCGACTCACAGGAATTTCTCAAAGCGGCTGCCGATACTCCCGACGATGTTTGGCTTACCTCCTTCTCCATCCTCTTCGCCCGTTACAAAGGCGATCTCGAGACATTGGTTGCCGGGGCCAAGGCTATTGATAAGCTCAAGCCGGGCGACAAGGTTCTTATCGCCGAAGGCTGCACCCACCACCGCCAGGCCGACGACATCGGCCGGGTTAAGATTCCCCGCTGGCTGCGTCAAACAGCCGGCGGCGAGCTTTCCTTCGAATGGGTTTCCGGCGGCGACTTCCCGCGCAACCTGAATTCTTTTAACCTCATTGTCCATTGCGGCGCCTGCATGCTCAACCGGCGGGAGATGCTGCACCGGCTGTCGGTGGCCCGTGAAAGCGGCGTACCGATTGTCAATTACGGCGTGCTCATAGCCTATGTCCACGGTATCCTGCCCCGGGCGCTGGCCCCCTTCCCTTCCGCCCGCCTCATTCTTGACGAGTGA
- a CDS encoding YkuS family protein, translated as MARLVSVEHGLDPVKEHLSNQGYQVVDPDEWVRPVEAVIYRGVPLAASERRGVAENTALVNAAGLTPEEVAMQLENKLG; from the coding sequence ATGGCGCGGCTCGTGTCGGTAGAGCATGGCCTCGACCCGGTGAAGGAGCATCTGAGCAACCAGGGCTATCAGGTAGTGGACCCTGACGAATGGGTTAGGCCGGTGGAAGCGGTTATTTATCGAGGGGTACCCCTTGCAGCTTCGGAGCGAAGGGGTGTCGCGGAAAACACCGCGCTTGTCAACGCCGCCGGACTCACTCCCGAAGAAGTCGCTATGCAACTGGAGAATAAACTGGGCTGA
- a CDS encoding aminotransferase class V-fold PLP-dependent enzyme, with protein MIYLDNAATSWPKPAAVPRAVAACLRRAASPGRGGHGLSREADKIMFAAREELSALFAATNSSTITFTANATDAVNTALFGLLAPGDRVVTTSMEHNAVARPLRALENRGLILDIVPCDHTGALPLDNLRSALKGGAKAVVATHASNVTGTIMPLADIGRLAHDAGALLIVDAAQTAGVEPIDVAAMGIDAMAFSGHKSLLGPQGTGGLYVREGIMVEPFRHGGTGSLSESDRQPLFYPDRLESGTPNTPGIAGLLAGVRYINKRGLENIRIAEYQLTADLLAGLTQIPGIAVYGPPAGEPRTAVVSFTVGDQDSGEIAHRLDREFGIACRGGLHCAPWAHQTIGSLVTGTVRFSPGCFTAAADIAAALAAVADFAGAN; from the coding sequence GTGATCTATCTCGATAATGCCGCCACAAGCTGGCCCAAACCGGCCGCCGTACCCAGGGCCGTCGCCGCCTGCCTGCGCCGCGCCGCCAGTCCTGGCAGGGGTGGGCACGGGCTCAGCCGCGAAGCTGACAAAATAATGTTCGCCGCCCGCGAAGAGTTGTCCGCCCTGTTCGCGGCAACGAACTCCAGCACCATCACCTTCACCGCCAACGCCACCGACGCCGTCAACACCGCCCTGTTCGGTCTGCTGGCCCCGGGGGATAGAGTCGTCACCACCTCCATGGAACACAACGCGGTTGCCCGACCGCTCAGAGCACTCGAAAACCGCGGCCTCATCCTGGACATCGTACCCTGCGACCATACCGGCGCCCTGCCCCTGGACAATCTACGGTCGGCCTTGAAAGGCGGGGCCAAGGCCGTTGTCGCTACTCATGCCTCCAACGTCACCGGCACGATAATGCCACTGGCCGACATCGGCCGCCTGGCCCACGACGCCGGCGCGCTGCTGATCGTCGATGCCGCCCAGACCGCCGGCGTCGAACCGATCGACGTCGCTGCCATGGGTATCGACGCCATGGCCTTTAGCGGGCATAAAAGCCTCCTCGGCCCGCAAGGGACTGGCGGGCTTTACGTACGAGAAGGCATTATGGTCGAACCGTTCCGTCACGGAGGCACAGGCAGCCTGTCGGAGTCCGACCGCCAGCCGCTCTTCTACCCCGACCGGTTGGAAAGCGGTACGCCGAACACGCCGGGAATCGCCGGCTTGTTAGCCGGCGTACGGTATATCAACAAGCGAGGACTGGAAAACATCCGCATCGCCGAATATCAGCTTACCGCCGACCTTCTCGCCGGCTTGACGCAAATCCCCGGGATCGCCGTCTACGGTCCGCCGGCCGGCGAGCCCCGTACTGCCGTCGTGTCCTTCACGGTCGGGGACCAGGACAGTGGCGAGATCGCGCACCGCCTTGACCGCGAGTTCGGTATCGCTTGCCGGGGAGGACTGCACTGCGCCCCCTGGGCGCATCAAACCATCGGTTCATTGGTAACAGGCACCGTCCGTTTTAGCCCCGGGTGCTTCACCGCCGCCGCCGATATTGCCGCCGCCCTTGCCGCGGTCGCTGACTTCGCCGGCGCCAACTGA
- the selB gene encoding selenocysteine-specific translation elongation factor, giving the protein MKYVIIGTAGHVDHGKTALIKALTGTDTDRLKEEKARGISIDLGFASLSLSPDITAGVVDVPGHERFLKNMLAGTGGIDLVMLVIAADEGVMPQTREHLAMLSLYGVKSGVVVINKIDKVDADWLALVEEDIAAVLADTFLAAAPRLRVSAVTGEGVAELREALQAAAALQPARDSQAPFRLWVDRAFSVRGYGTVVTGSALSGTAAVGDSLRLYPSGSLVRIRGLEWHGSKCGQVYAGQRAAINVSGADGETVERGMVLSAPCRGQISDKWDIVADWRGEVASGTRIRLHLGTGEFLARVHYFKDCEPRFARLILESPLAAGLGDRGIIRLYSPQHLLGGATLVAPSANSRRLRPARRALAEALAGGDESAVLDAIVADFGQPVQGDDIRRASGYIKDATVSAILDALIAAGSIIRLGEHYLATNVLASLGERLTGVLSDCHREHPDRPGLAKEILRQRLGLKERAYEEILSYWQAQGVIAISGADVALKDFASRHSDWRQDLAARAEQVLDGSGLAGIDWQVIAEKMSLPADKARAAQDILVRQGILVRVGEILVYRKTIQYIAKLIQQHFADNPTLTVAQLRDLLNTSRKVALPLIEYLDLHKYTIRDGDNRRPGPKLRDLSE; this is encoded by the coding sequence ATGAAATATGTAATAATCGGCACGGCCGGTCACGTAGACCATGGCAAGACCGCCCTGATAAAAGCCCTCACCGGCACGGACACCGACCGCCTGAAAGAAGAAAAGGCGCGCGGCATATCCATTGACCTTGGTTTTGCCTCCCTGTCCCTCAGCCCCGACATAACCGCAGGCGTTGTCGATGTTCCGGGACACGAGCGGTTTCTCAAAAACATGCTCGCCGGCACCGGCGGCATTGACCTTGTCATGCTCGTCATCGCCGCCGACGAAGGCGTCATGCCCCAGACCCGCGAGCACCTTGCCATGCTCAGCCTTTACGGCGTCAAAAGCGGCGTCGTGGTGATAAATAAAATCGACAAAGTCGATGCCGACTGGCTGGCACTGGTCGAAGAAGACATCGCCGCCGTCCTCGCCGACACCTTCCTGGCCGCCGCTCCCCGCCTCCGGGTCTCGGCCGTTACCGGCGAGGGCGTGGCAGAGCTTCGCGAAGCTCTGCAAGCAGCGGCCGCCCTACAGCCGGCCAGGGATAGCCAGGCCCCCTTCCGCCTTTGGGTCGACCGAGCCTTTTCTGTAAGGGGCTATGGCACCGTCGTTACAGGCTCCGCCTTGAGCGGCACCGCAGCCGTCGGCGACAGCCTGCGGCTCTACCCGTCCGGCAGCCTGGTCAGAATCCGCGGGCTTGAATGGCATGGCAGCAAATGCGGGCAAGTCTATGCCGGCCAACGGGCGGCTATCAACGTTAGCGGTGCGGATGGCGAAACGGTCGAGCGGGGTATGGTACTCAGCGCCCCCTGTCGCGGACAGATCAGCGACAAATGGGATATAGTCGCCGACTGGCGGGGCGAGGTCGCTTCCGGCACCCGCATCCGCCTCCATCTCGGCACAGGCGAATTTCTTGCCCGCGTTCACTACTTCAAGGACTGCGAACCGCGCTTTGCCCGTCTGATCCTCGAATCACCGCTCGCCGCCGGGCTTGGCGACCGCGGTATCATCCGGCTTTATTCGCCCCAACATCTGCTCGGCGGCGCGACCCTCGTCGCCCCAAGCGCCAACAGTCGGCGACTGCGGCCTGCTCGCCGGGCCTTGGCCGAAGCCCTTGCGGGAGGAGATGAATCTGCCGTGCTGGACGCCATCGTCGCCGACTTCGGTCAGCCGGTGCAGGGTGACGATATCAGGCGCGCCAGCGGCTATATAAAGGACGCTACCGTCAGCGCCATCCTGGATGCGCTTATCGCTGCTGGCTCCATCATCCGACTGGGCGAGCATTACCTGGCCACCAACGTCCTCGCCTCTTTGGGCGAACGCCTGACAGGCGTTCTTAGCGACTGCCACCGGGAGCATCCCGACCGGCCCGGACTGGCAAAGGAAATCCTCCGCCAGAGGCTCGGCCTCAAGGAGCGGGCGTATGAAGAAATTCTGAGCTACTGGCAGGCTCAGGGCGTCATTGCCATCAGCGGCGCCGACGTAGCCCTCAAGGACTTCGCCAGTCGCCACAGCGACTGGCGTCAGGATCTCGCCGCCCGCGCCGAGCAGGTGCTCGACGGAAGCGGCCTGGCGGGAATAGACTGGCAGGTTATCGCTGAGAAAATGTCTCTCCCGGCTGACAAAGCACGCGCTGCTCAGGATATTTTAGTGCGGCAGGGCATACTTGTCCGTGTAGGCGAAATACTTGTATACAGAAAAACAATTCAATACATTGCGAAGCTTATCCAACAGCACTTTGCTGACAACCCTACCCTAACAGTGGCACAACTTCGCGACCTTCTTAACACTTCCCGCAAGGTTGCCCTGCCGCTTATCGAATACCTCGACTTGCATAAATATACAATACGTGACGGCGATAATCGCCGTCCTGGGCCAAAACTCCGCGATTTATCAGAATAA
- a CDS encoding polymer-forming cytoskeletal protein — MFGSSKRAPAFTDQIETIIGPATHVKGNISAGGTIRVDGQAEGEITAKGDIIVGETGILRAQIKGRSATIAGTVHGNVDVTDKLELTASAKLYGDIKVGVLIIGEGAIFKGACEMRNGSDKPAEASNQAREPKPNPAKT, encoded by the coding sequence ATGTTTGGTAGCAGCAAGCGAGCCCCCGCATTCACCGATCAAATCGAAACCATTATCGGTCCCGCTACCCATGTCAAAGGCAACATCTCCGCTGGCGGAACCATCCGGGTCGACGGACAGGCGGAAGGCGAGATCACCGCTAAAGGCGACATCATCGTCGGTGAAACCGGCATCCTCCGCGCCCAGATCAAAGGACGCAGCGCCACCATCGCCGGAACTGTCCATGGCAACGTCGACGTGACCGACAAGCTTGAGCTGACGGCGAGCGCCAAGTTGTACGGCGACATCAAGGTCGGCGTTCTCATCATCGGTGAAGGCGCGATCTTCAAAGGCGCCTGCGAAATGCGCAACGGCAGCGACAAACCGGCCGAAGCGAGCAACCAGGCGCGAGAGCCAAAACCGAACCCAGCAAAAACTTGA
- a CDS encoding M23 family metallopeptidase → MFIPHHGKSAFSLRLPIKALKIAAAALSLLMVFSIGTFVHYRHTVSVANSEKAELERLREVNTAQHQQIEQLAKATAVLQEDIGRLNKLDVEIRRLVNSDELPASRSGTARPSPQGGQGGPIVKPKVGELSDLVKDLQTSAKAREQSLAALKEALIARNERIAATPSIWPTYGDVTSRFGWRGSPWGWGSDWHPGIDIANDYGTPIEATADGTVIYSGWYSGYGKMIQIDHHNGIVTAYAHNSENLVSVGDRVKKGETIAYMGSTGNSTGPHLHYEVRMNGTVVNPANFL, encoded by the coding sequence ATGTTCATACCCCACCACGGTAAGAGCGCCTTCAGTTTACGCCTACCGATCAAAGCCCTCAAAATTGCCGCCGCGGCCCTGAGTCTCCTGATGGTGTTTTCAATCGGCACCTTCGTCCACTATCGCCACACGGTGAGTGTGGCCAACTCCGAGAAAGCGGAGCTTGAGCGCCTGCGGGAAGTCAACACGGCGCAGCACCAACAGATCGAGCAGCTTGCCAAAGCTACCGCCGTACTTCAGGAAGACATCGGCCGCCTCAACAAGCTGGACGTCGAAATTCGCCGGCTGGTAAACAGCGACGAATTGCCCGCTTCCCGTTCCGGTACCGCTCGGCCCTCCCCGCAGGGTGGACAAGGCGGCCCGATAGTAAAACCCAAAGTTGGCGAGCTGTCGGATCTCGTCAAAGATCTCCAGACAAGCGCAAAAGCGCGTGAACAGAGCCTCGCAGCTCTCAAGGAAGCCCTAATCGCCCGCAACGAGCGCATCGCCGCCACCCCCTCCATCTGGCCTACATACGGCGACGTGACATCCCGCTTCGGTTGGCGGGGCTCGCCGTGGGGCTGGGGCAGCGACTGGCACCCCGGCATTGATATCGCAAATGACTACGGAACGCCGATTGAAGCCACCGCCGACGGTACTGTCATATACAGCGGCTGGTACAGCGGCTACGGAAAAATGATACAGATTGACCATCACAACGGCATCGTCACCGCTTACGCCCACAATTCCGAAAACCTCGTCTCTGTAGGCGATCGGGTCAAAAAGGGTGAGACCATAGCCTACATGGGCAGCACGGGCAACAGCACAGGCCCCCATCTTCATTATGAAGTGCGCATGAACGGTACCGTGGTCAACCCGGCAAACTTTTTGTAA
- a CDS encoding YkuS family protein, translated as MIQGIIAVEQNLSGVIDLLETEGYEVVALDNTDLDSVDAIVVSGADINLMNIQDTLTEVPVISAAGKTAEDILDEIDRL; from the coding sequence ATGATCCAGGGAATCATCGCCGTAGAGCAGAATTTATCAGGTGTCATCGACTTGTTGGAAACCGAAGGTTACGAAGTGGTAGCCCTCGACAACACCGATCTCGACAGCGTTGACGCCATCGTTGTCAGTGGCGCAGACATCAACCTAATGAACATCCAGGACACTCTCACCGAAGTGCCGGTAATCAGCGCCGCCGGCAAAACGGCCGAGGATATCCTCGACGAAATCGACCGCTTGTAG
- a CDS encoding aspartate ammonia-lyase — MRRDKDLLGERELPDEAYYGVHTLRAVENFPLSGFRVHPRLIAALALIKKAAAEVNGEQGFLDGDVARAIVRAADEVVAGGLADQFVVDAFQGGAGTSTNMNVNEVLASRANELLTGGKTGPVHPLDHVNLHQSTNDVYPTALRIAAVWLLQPLSEACAALQADLQAKEAEFAGVIKVGRTQLQDALPIMLGQEFGAWAQAIARDRWRLYKVEERLRQTNLGGTAVGTGLNAPPRYIHAINERVRQYARIGLARAENMVDVTQNADVFVEVSGLVKTMAVNLGKIAHDLRLLSSGPRAGLGEIVLPERQAGSSIMPGKVNPVIAEAVNQAAFHVIAADLAITLAAQSGQLELNAFLPLVAHHLLGAMELLTNTAVMFGDLCIKGITARAEHCRDLFDTSLAAVTALVPHIGYDRATGVAREAFVTGRPVSDIVREQEILDDEAMDAVFEPGALTRPGIAGRKPGR; from the coding sequence TTGCGTCGCGACAAGGACTTGCTTGGAGAGCGCGAACTGCCGGACGAGGCGTATTATGGCGTCCACACCTTGCGGGCGGTTGAGAACTTCCCTCTTTCGGGTTTCCGGGTCCATCCCCGGCTGATCGCCGCTCTCGCCCTCATCAAGAAGGCCGCCGCCGAGGTAAACGGCGAGCAGGGTTTTCTGGATGGCGACGTCGCCCGCGCTATTGTCCGGGCGGCCGACGAAGTCGTCGCCGGCGGATTGGCCGATCAGTTTGTCGTCGATGCCTTCCAGGGCGGGGCCGGCACCTCCACCAACATGAACGTCAATGAGGTTCTCGCCAGTCGCGCGAACGAACTCCTTACCGGGGGCAAGACTGGCCCGGTTCACCCTCTCGACCACGTGAACCTCCACCAATCCACAAACGATGTTTACCCCACCGCTCTCAGGATCGCCGCCGTCTGGCTGCTCCAGCCGCTTAGCGAGGCGTGCGCCGCCCTCCAGGCGGATTTGCAGGCCAAAGAGGCTGAGTTCGCCGGCGTCATCAAGGTGGGCCGCACGCAACTACAGGACGCGCTGCCGATAATGCTCGGCCAGGAATTCGGCGCCTGGGCGCAGGCGATCGCTCGCGACCGCTGGCGCCTTTACAAGGTGGAAGAACGCCTCCGCCAGACCAATCTTGGTGGCACAGCTGTAGGCACCGGTCTCAACGCGCCACCGAGATATATCCACGCCATAAACGAGCGGGTCCGTCAGTATGCCCGTATCGGGCTGGCCAGGGCCGAAAACATGGTCGACGTCACCCAGAATGCGGACGTTTTTGTCGAAGTTTCCGGCCTGGTCAAAACCATGGCCGTCAATCTCGGCAAAATTGCCCACGATCTCCGCCTATTGTCCTCGGGGCCTCGCGCCGGGCTGGGTGAAATCGTGCTCCCCGAGCGGCAGGCCGGCTCTTCCATAATGCCGGGCAAGGTCAACCCGGTAATCGCCGAGGCCGTCAACCAGGCAGCCTTTCACGTGATCGCCGCCGACTTGGCCATAACCCTGGCCGCGCAGTCGGGCCAACTCGAGCTGAACGCCTTCCTCCCCCTTGTCGCTCACCACCTGCTGGGAGCAATGGAACTTCTGACCAACACTGCGGTCATGTTCGGTGATCTGTGCATAAAGGGGATAACCGCCCGCGCCGAACACTGCCGGGACCTGTTCGACACCAGTCTGGCCGCGGTCACTGCCCTTGTACCCCATATCGGCTATGATCGGGCCACCGGCGTGGCCCGCGAGGCTTTCGTCACCGGCCGGCCGGTCAGCGACATCGTCAGGGAGCAGGAAATTCTGGACGATGAGGCCATGGATGCCGTCTTCGAACCGGGCGCTCTCACCCGCCCGGGGATTGCCGGGCGCAAGCCCGGCAGGTAG
- the yyaC gene encoding spore protease YyaC, protein MLNRIFNVPSPDCERRFSISSPLARQDLAASVRAALVEAGASGRPVVILCIGTDRSTGDALGPLTGSRLRTLYTYPHIFGTLDDPVHATNLADSLQSISKVFSNPYIVAVDACLGRLESVGCVTVGRGPLRPGAAVNKDLPPVGDICITGIVNVGGFMEHLVLQSTRLNLVMKMADAIAFGLATGLYDYEKGISSC, encoded by the coding sequence ATGCTCAACCGCATTTTCAATGTTCCGTCGCCGGATTGTGAGCGTAGATTCAGTATCAGCAGTCCCCTCGCCCGCCAGGATCTGGCCGCATCCGTACGCGCGGCGTTGGTAGAGGCGGGTGCCTCGGGACGGCCGGTCGTCATATTATGCATCGGCACAGACCGATCCACCGGCGATGCTCTTGGCCCTCTCACCGGCAGCAGGCTGCGGACCCTCTACACCTATCCTCATATCTTCGGGACTCTGGATGACCCGGTTCACGCCACTAACCTGGCGGATTCCCTGCAAAGCATATCAAAGGTGTTTAGCAATCCTTATATCGTGGCAGTCGATGCCTGCCTGGGCCGACTGGAGAGCGTAGGTTGCGTTACTGTCGGTCGCGGCCCGCTCCGTCCTGGCGCGGCCGTTAACAAGGACCTGCCGCCGGTCGGCGATATTTGCATTACCGGCATCGTCAACGTTGGCGGGTTCATGGAACATCTTGTGCTGCAGAGCACTCGCCTGAACTTGGTCATGAAGATGGCCGACGCTATCGCCTTCGGACTGGCGACCGGGTTGTACGACTACGAAAAGGGCATCAGCAGCTGCTGA
- the selA gene encoding L-seryl-tRNA(Sec) selenium transferase translates to MQTPSAIMRRIPAIDRLLAAAAAFPELAAVPRELLVGSLRQAAEIVRGEALAGKEVDTTPAAILGIARRLLAHAGQPSLRRVINATGVVLHTNLGRAPLSRRARERVADVMAGYSTLEYDLAGGERGSRYSHVAARIAALTGAEDVIVVNNNAAGVMLVLSALARGREVIVSRGQLVEIGGSFRVPDVMAQSGATLVEVGTTNKTHLHDYERAIGPSTAAILKVHTSNYRIVGFTAQPEDGALATLARQHGLPLIEDLGSGTIRPVEADGWREPAVSERLAAGMDIVTFSGDKLFGGPQAGVIAGKKELVDTLRRHPLLRAIRVDKLTLAAFEGTLLDYLLGEPEHDIPVLSMLQAGERELADKSAALAGLLGDLPGWRAEVVPLVSRAGGGALPAVDLPGWGVRVRPERLSADAAEEKLRLRALPIIVRVKDDCLLFDVRCLAPEDLAEICGALEALAAEAAL, encoded by the coding sequence ATGCAAACTCCGTCCGCCATAATGCGCCGTATACCGGCGATCGACCGGCTCCTTGCCGCCGCCGCCGCCTTTCCGGAACTTGCCGCTGTGCCCCGCGAGCTGCTAGTAGGCAGTCTGCGACAGGCCGCCGAAATCGTGCGCGGCGAAGCGCTTGCCGGCAAAGAAGTCGATACCACCCCCGCGGCCATCCTCGGCATCGCCCGCCGTCTTCTCGCCCACGCCGGTCAACCGAGCCTGCGGCGGGTAATTAACGCCACCGGCGTTGTCCTCCATACCAACCTCGGACGCGCTCCTCTCAGCAGGCGGGCCAGGGAGCGGGTCGCCGACGTCATGGCCGGCTACAGCACTCTCGAATACGACCTTGCCGGCGGTGAGCGCGGCAGCCGCTACAGCCACGTAGCCGCCCGGATTGCCGCTCTGACGGGCGCGGAGGATGTTATCGTCGTCAACAACAACGCCGCCGGCGTCATGCTCGTACTCTCTGCGCTGGCCCGCGGGCGCGAGGTCATCGTCAGTCGCGGTCAACTCGTGGAAATCGGCGGCTCGTTCCGTGTGCCCGATGTAATGGCTCAGAGCGGCGCCACCCTGGTCGAAGTCGGCACGACCAACAAAACCCACCTTCACGATTACGAGCGGGCGATTGGACCCAGCACCGCCGCCATTCTCAAGGTACATACCAGCAACTACCGCATCGTCGGGTTCACCGCCCAACCCGAGGACGGCGCCCTTGCCACACTCGCCCGGCAGCATGGGCTGCCGCTAATCGAAGACCTTGGCAGCGGCACCATTCGCCCGGTTGAGGCCGATGGGTGGCGCGAACCGGCTGTATCCGAGCGACTGGCCGCCGGCATGGATATCGTCACCTTCAGCGGGGATAAGCTTTTCGGCGGCCCCCAGGCCGGCGTCATCGCCGGCAAAAAGGAACTTGTCGATACCCTCCGCCGCCACCCCCTGCTGCGAGCCATCCGTGTCGACAAGCTCACCCTCGCTGCCTTCGAGGGAACTCTGCTTGATTATCTGCTCGGCGAGCCCGAACACGATATCCCCGTGCTGTCTATGCTTCAGGCCGGCGAAAGGGAACTGGCCGACAAATCGGCCGCGCTCGCCGGCCTGTTGGGCGACCTGCCAGGCTGGCGGGCGGAGGTCGTCCCCCTCGTCTCCCGCGCCGGCGGCGGCGCTTTGCCGGCGGTCGACCTTCCTGGCTGGGGCGTTAGGGTCCGCCCGGAGCGCCTGAGCGCCGATGCCGCCGAAGAAAAACTGCGGCTGCGTGCCCTGCCCATCATCGTCCGCGTCAAAGACGACTGCCTGCTCTTCGACGTGCGATGCCTTGCGCCTGAAGATCTGGCGGAGATCTGCGGCGCCCTTGAGGCGCTGGCCGCCGAGGCGGCGCTATGA
- a CDS encoding DUF4446 family protein encodes MDYMARFTVWLTENLQYVIITLTVLIFIALIVFININIKLGKLNRRYRKMMQGVDGTNLESILLQHIDTVKDATAKVAALEQETRRLDGRLKYCVQKLGVVRFNAFEDTGSDLSFAVALLDTNDDGVVFSSIYSRSESRVYAKPVTAGQSAYFLTEEEKRAIAEAREKFSKR; translated from the coding sequence ATGGACTACATGGCCCGCTTCACCGTTTGGTTGACAGAAAATCTCCAATATGTAATCATTACTCTCACCGTTCTTATATTCATCGCTCTTATTGTTTTTATCAACATCAACATAAAGCTTGGCAAGCTCAACCGGCGCTACCGGAAAATGATGCAAGGTGTGGACGGCACCAACCTTGAGAGCATTCTTCTTCAGCATATCGACACCGTAAAAGACGCGACAGCCAAAGTCGCCGCCCTTGAGCAGGAAACCCGCAGGCTGGATGGACGCCTTAAATACTGCGTTCAGAAGTTGGGCGTCGTCCGCTTCAACGCTTTCGAGGACACCGGCAGCGACCTCAGTTTCGCAGTGGCTCTCCTCGATACCAATGACGACGGCGTTGTTTTTTCAAGCATTTATAGCCGCAGTGAATCGCGGGTTTATGCCAAACCGGTGACAGCGGGACAGTCAGCCTATTTCCTCACAGAAGAAGAAAAAAGAGCTATTGCGGAAGCCCGGGAAAAATTTTCTAAACGGTAG